The following proteins come from a genomic window of Blastococcus sp. HT6-30:
- a CDS encoding histidine kinase, which produces MAHPPVRTALPWLVPVGAAAAVVAAFVLHAQVSAVRADVAEIYLADVWASLLCPVVGAWFLSRGGARPVGGLLLLAGCLSLAALGTGLANLDALDGALGPVGTLSAWITAWAWTPYLLLPTVLPLVYPGGRPASAAARAVAMAALVLTGLITLGSAIAPGPVNEATDVGNPLGIASLPLIGEVGGALITVVVLVLAPLTVVVLAVERVRRPRPGGTAALVGSAAFVLATFAFGQLSYPWPDVATAAGLSVLPLAIVVDTQAHSVREAERAEQRRMRAAREEERRRIRQELHDGVAPELAGLSLQLEGLTAEVDDAQQAALAQAGRRLRESAVEVRRIVDGLGPSAVDQLGLVGALRVHADRVAGGGAVVRAGDLPDLPAGTEVTAYRIGCEALTNAVRHAGAARIEVDLRADAGSLRLTVTDDGVGGVEQRPGGLGLHGMVSRAEESGGRCHVRARDGGGTVVEAELPLSPGEERPG; this is translated from the coding sequence GTGGCACACCCACCGGTCCGCACGGCGCTGCCGTGGCTGGTCCCCGTCGGCGCGGCAGCCGCGGTGGTGGCTGCCTTCGTGCTGCACGCTCAGGTCTCGGCCGTGCGGGCCGACGTGGCCGAGATCTACCTGGCCGACGTCTGGGCCTCGCTGCTCTGTCCCGTCGTCGGAGCCTGGTTCCTGTCCCGGGGCGGCGCGCGGCCCGTGGGCGGCCTCCTGCTGCTGGCCGGCTGCCTGTCGCTGGCCGCACTGGGCACGGGGCTGGCCAACCTCGACGCGCTCGACGGGGCGCTGGGCCCCGTGGGCACACTCTCCGCCTGGATCACGGCCTGGGCGTGGACGCCGTACCTGCTGCTGCCCACGGTGCTCCCGTTGGTCTACCCGGGTGGCCGGCCGGCCTCAGCCGCGGCGCGCGCGGTCGCGATGGCGGCCCTCGTGCTCACCGGGCTGATCACCCTCGGCTCCGCCATCGCACCGGGCCCGGTCAACGAGGCCACCGACGTCGGCAACCCGCTGGGGATCGCGTCGCTGCCACTGATCGGCGAAGTCGGCGGCGCCCTGATCACGGTCGTGGTACTGGTCCTGGCCCCGCTCACCGTGGTGGTGCTGGCGGTCGAGCGCGTGCGCCGGCCCCGCCCCGGCGGTACGGCCGCCCTCGTCGGCAGCGCGGCCTTCGTCCTTGCCACGTTCGCGTTCGGGCAGCTGAGCTACCCGTGGCCCGACGTCGCCACCGCGGCCGGGCTGTCGGTCCTGCCGCTGGCGATCGTGGTGGACACGCAAGCGCACTCGGTGCGCGAGGCGGAGCGGGCCGAGCAACGACGGATGCGGGCCGCCCGCGAGGAGGAACGGCGACGGATCCGGCAGGAGCTGCACGACGGGGTGGCTCCCGAGCTGGCCGGCCTGAGCCTCCAGCTCGAGGGACTGACCGCCGAGGTGGATGACGCACAGCAGGCGGCGCTCGCGCAGGCCGGGCGCCGGCTGCGGGAGTCGGCCGTGGAGGTCCGCCGAATCGTCGACGGCCTGGGCCCGAGTGCGGTCGACCAGCTCGGCCTGGTGGGCGCCCTGCGCGTGCACGCCGACCGGGTGGCCGGGGGCGGTGCGGTCGTGCGGGCCGGCGACCTGCCGGACCTCCCGGCGGGCACGGAGGTCACCGCCTACCGCATCGGGTGCGAGGCGCTGACCAACGCCGTCCGTCACGCCGGCGCCGCCCGGATCGAGGTGGACCTGCGAGCCGACGCCGGGTCACTGCGGCTGACGGTGACCGACGACGGCGTCGGTGGGGTCGAACAGCGCCCCGGCGGTTTGGGGCTGCATGGCATGGTCTCCCGGGCAGAGGAGTCGGGTGGTCGCTGCCACGTCCGGGCGCGGGACGGCGGTGGCACCGTCGTGGAGGCCGAGCTGCCGCTCTCCCCCGGAGAGGAACGGCCCGGATGA
- a CDS encoding response regulator transcription factor: MTRVLVVDDHPTFRDGVRAVLSRAPGIEIAGECGSGEELLEQCAADPPDVVVLDLLMPGMGGLEAARRLSVRHPDVAVLVVTMSDADESVYAALRAGAAGYVLKEAPGTQMVDAVRLVAEGQAVFGAPVARRISAFFAGSAAPPRPFPELTDRERQVLELLARGLDNGEIAERLSVSRKTVRNVVSTVLGKLQVATRAEAVARGRDAGLGSPPV, encoded by the coding sequence ATGACCCGGGTCCTGGTGGTCGACGACCACCCGACGTTCCGCGACGGCGTCCGGGCGGTGCTGTCGAGGGCCCCCGGCATCGAGATCGCCGGGGAGTGCGGCAGCGGTGAGGAGCTGCTCGAGCAGTGCGCCGCCGACCCGCCCGACGTGGTGGTGCTGGACCTCCTCATGCCGGGTATGGGCGGGCTGGAGGCAGCGCGCCGGCTGTCCGTCCGGCACCCGGACGTCGCGGTGCTGGTGGTGACGATGAGCGACGCGGACGAATCCGTCTACGCCGCGCTCCGCGCCGGGGCCGCCGGCTACGTGCTCAAGGAAGCGCCGGGCACCCAGATGGTCGACGCCGTCCGGCTGGTGGCCGAGGGACAGGCGGTGTTCGGCGCGCCCGTGGCTCGCCGCATCTCGGCGTTCTTCGCCGGGTCCGCGGCGCCGCCGCGGCCGTTCCCGGAGCTGACCGACCGGGAGCGGCAGGTGCTGGAACTCCTGGCCCGCGGTCTGGACAACGGCGAGATCGCCGAGCGGCTGTCGGTCTCACGCAAGACCGTGCGCAACGTCGTCTCGACCGTGCTCGGCAAGCTCCAGGTGGCCACCCGCGCCGAGGCGGTCGCGCGCGGCCGTGATGCCGGGCTCGGCAGCCCGCCGGTCTGA
- a CDS encoding hemerythrin domain-containing protein: MTASTGEQDVIDILTTDHQEVLALVSQIPAADAGQRRDMIDTVIAELMRHSIAEEMYVYPAMREHLADGDSHVQHDIQEHQELEEVMKELEGVDTADPRFLETLARLEAVLRDHVSDEESEQFPMLRAQLPREQLVKIGSKVEAAKKAAPTRPHPAAPHSELFHKLVGPGVGMVDRLRDKLTGRQNSV, encoded by the coding sequence ATGACCGCCAGCACGGGAGAACAGGACGTCATCGACATCCTGACCACGGACCACCAGGAGGTACTGGCCCTCGTCAGCCAGATCCCGGCCGCCGATGCTGGACAACGGCGGGACATGATCGACACGGTCATCGCCGAGCTGATGCGCCACTCGATCGCCGAGGAGATGTACGTCTATCCGGCGATGCGTGAGCACCTCGCCGACGGGGACAGCCACGTCCAGCACGACATCCAGGAGCACCAGGAACTCGAGGAGGTCATGAAGGAGCTCGAGGGCGTCGACACCGCCGACCCGCGGTTCCTGGAGACGCTCGCACGCCTCGAGGCGGTGCTGCGCGACCATGTCTCTGACGAGGAGAGCGAACAGTTCCCCATGCTCCGTGCACAGTTGCCCCGCGAGCAGCTGGTCAAGATCGGCAGCAAGGTGGAGGCGGCGAAGAAGGCTGCGCCCACCCGTCCACATCCCGCGGCACCGCACAGCGAGCTTTTCCACAAGCTCGTCGGCCCGGGTGTCGGCATGGTCGACCGGCTCAGGGACAAGCTGACCGGCCGGCAGAACAGCGTCTGA
- the ehuA gene encoding ectoine/hydroxyectoine ABC transporter ATP-binding protein EhuA encodes MIRFQDVVKRFGDNTVLDGMNFSVAPGERVTLIGPSGSGKTTILRLLMTLEDITEGVIWVKGEPLTHERKGDQLVPASEKYLRKARQRIGMVFQQFNLFPNMTVIENIMEAPVSVLGLSKAEARARGEELLGKVGLADRADAHPTQLSGGQQQRVAIARALAMEPEILLLDEVTSALDPELVVDVLNVLRDIAETTDITMLIVTHEMHFARDVSHRVMMFDSGVIVEDGPPEKIFNDPDHERTRTFLKAVLEER; translated from the coding sequence ATGATCCGCTTCCAGGACGTCGTCAAGCGTTTCGGCGACAACACCGTGCTCGACGGCATGAACTTCTCCGTCGCGCCGGGGGAGCGCGTCACCCTGATCGGCCCCTCGGGCTCGGGGAAGACGACGATCCTGCGCTTGCTGATGACGCTCGAGGACATCACCGAGGGCGTCATCTGGGTCAAGGGGGAGCCGCTCACCCACGAGCGCAAGGGCGACCAGCTGGTCCCGGCGTCGGAGAAGTACCTCCGCAAGGCCCGTCAGCGGATCGGGATGGTCTTCCAGCAGTTCAACCTGTTCCCGAACATGACGGTCATCGAGAACATCATGGAAGCACCGGTGTCCGTGCTCGGGCTGAGCAAAGCCGAGGCGCGGGCGCGCGGTGAGGAGTTGCTGGGCAAGGTCGGCCTGGCCGACCGCGCCGATGCTCACCCGACCCAGCTCTCCGGTGGCCAGCAGCAGCGGGTCGCCATCGCGCGGGCACTCGCGATGGAGCCCGAGATCCTCCTGCTCGACGAGGTGACGTCCGCGCTCGACCCCGAGCTCGTGGTGGACGTCCTCAACGTCTTGCGGGACATCGCGGAGACCACGGACATCACCATGCTGATCGTCACCCACGAGATGCACTTCGCCCGCGACGTCTCCCACCGCGTGATGATGTTCGACTCCGGGGTCATCGTCGAAGACGGGCCGCCCGAGAAGATCTTCAACGACCCGGACCACGAGCGCACCCGTACGTTCCTCAAGGCGGTTCTCGAGGAGCGTTGA
- the ehuD gene encoding ectoine/hydroxyectoine ABC transporter permease subunit EhuD produces the protein MNERSLWDWEYAFDVLPELVTAFLRLTLGITAAASLIAVVLGLVLALGRRSRIRGISWPVYGLVEFVRSTPIPIQLFFVYYALPATGIRISALMTGIIVLGVHYACYMSEVYRAGIDAVPKGQWEACVALSLPPQRTWRAVVLPQVVRRVLPATGNQIIALFKETPFLIVIGVLEMVTVANQLAAEQYRYIEPITIAGLIFLAASYPTSVVLRRLETHLGY, from the coding sequence GTGAACGAGAGGTCACTGTGGGACTGGGAGTACGCGTTCGACGTCCTCCCCGAGCTGGTGACCGCGTTCCTGCGGCTGACCCTGGGGATCACTGCGGCTGCGTCGCTGATCGCCGTCGTCCTGGGGCTCGTGCTCGCGCTGGGCCGGCGGTCGCGGATCCGGGGCATCTCCTGGCCGGTGTACGGACTGGTCGAGTTCGTCCGCAGCACGCCGATCCCGATCCAGCTGTTCTTCGTGTACTACGCGCTGCCGGCCACCGGGATCCGGATCAGCGCCCTGATGACCGGCATCATCGTGCTGGGCGTCCACTACGCCTGCTACATGTCGGAGGTCTACCGGGCGGGCATCGACGCGGTTCCCAAGGGTCAGTGGGAGGCGTGTGTCGCGCTGTCCCTGCCGCCGCAACGGACATGGCGGGCGGTGGTCCTGCCGCAGGTGGTCCGGCGGGTGCTGCCTGCCACCGGCAACCAGATCATCGCCCTGTTCAAGGAGACGCCGTTCCTGATCGTCATCGGCGTGCTGGAGATGGTCACGGTCGCCAACCAGCTCGCGGCGGAGCAGTACCGCTACATCGAGCCGATCACCATCGCCGGCCTGATCTTCCTGGCGGCGAGCTACCCGACGTCGGTCGTGCTGAGAAGGTTGGAGACCCACCTTGGCTACTGA
- the ehuC gene encoding ectoine/hydroxyectoine ABC transporter permease subunit EhuC — MLQELIDAGPLFLRGVGITILYTLLAAVSALVVSFVFGLLAMSRSTVVRGVTRAVVEFFRGTSLVVQLLWIFFVLPQLGLRFEAMAAATLAFALNFGAYGSEIVRGAVTSVPKAQWEATVALGMGRVQRMRRVLMPQAIPEMIPPFGNLLVQILKSSSLLFIVGITDLTFEVNQLRFELGSLPAFGIALVVYFVLAQLLLAGMRFWENRAAAKVGRGPRAVTVTADPQAVAHT; from the coding sequence TTGCTGCAGGAGCTGATCGATGCCGGCCCCCTGTTCCTCCGGGGGGTCGGCATCACGATCCTCTACACGTTGCTCGCTGCGGTGTCCGCGCTGGTCGTCTCGTTCGTCTTCGGCCTGCTGGCCATGTCGCGGTCGACGGTCGTCCGTGGCGTGACCCGGGCCGTCGTCGAGTTCTTCCGCGGCACGTCGCTGGTCGTGCAGTTGCTGTGGATCTTCTTCGTGCTGCCTCAGCTGGGCCTGCGCTTCGAGGCCATGGCCGCGGCCACGCTGGCGTTCGCGCTCAACTTCGGTGCCTACGGATCCGAGATCGTCCGCGGGGCCGTCACGTCGGTGCCCAAGGCGCAGTGGGAGGCCACCGTCGCCCTGGGCATGGGGCGGGTCCAGCGGATGCGCCGCGTCCTGATGCCTCAAGCGATCCCCGAGATGATCCCGCCGTTCGGCAACCTGCTGGTGCAGATCCTGAAGAGCTCGTCGCTGCTGTTCATCGTCGGCATCACCGACCTGACCTTCGAGGTCAATCAGCTGCGGTTCGAACTCGGCAGCCTCCCGGCCTTCGGGATCGCGCTCGTCGTGTACTTCGTCCTTGCCCAGCTGCTGCTCGCCGGTATGCGGTTCTGGGAGAACCGCGCGGCGGCCAAGGTGGGCAGAGGGCCCAGAGCCGTGACGGTGACCGCCGATCCGCAGGCGGTGGCCCACACGTGA
- the ehuB gene encoding ectoine/hydroxyectoine ABC transporter substrate-binding protein EhuB yields MSYHLSRAPRGSKRRKLGAGGVVLAVGLVTACSSTEPGTGAATGGGSTLDRITDEGVVQVGFANERPYAYREDGELVGQSPAVHGYIFDQIGGVELEPNLFEFGSLIQALNSERVDVVTAGMFITPERCEQAAFSNPVYVATTALLVPAGNPMGLTDYQSVANSDAVLAVMNGAVEVEQARANGIPDDRLQIVPDQQSGMDAVKSGRADAFALTAISLRALAENDASVEVAEAFIPVVDGEEQIGAGAAVFRQGDDELREAFNAELAELIESDMWLELVEPYGFTEAERPDPGLTAEELCQG; encoded by the coding sequence GTGAGCTATCACTTGAGCCGGGCGCCGCGTGGATCGAAGCGACGGAAGCTGGGCGCCGGGGGTGTCGTCCTTGCGGTCGGCCTGGTCACCGCCTGCTCCAGCACCGAGCCGGGTACGGGGGCGGCGACGGGCGGGGGCAGCACGCTGGACCGGATCACCGATGAAGGCGTCGTCCAGGTGGGATTCGCCAACGAGCGTCCCTACGCCTACCGCGAGGACGGGGAGCTCGTAGGGCAGTCACCCGCCGTCCACGGCTACATCTTCGACCAGATCGGCGGGGTCGAGCTCGAACCGAACCTGTTCGAGTTCGGCTCGCTGATCCAGGCGCTGAACTCCGAGCGGGTCGACGTGGTCACCGCCGGGATGTTCATCACCCCGGAGCGCTGCGAGCAAGCCGCGTTCAGCAACCCCGTGTACGTGGCCACGACGGCCCTGCTCGTCCCCGCCGGCAACCCGATGGGCCTCACCGACTACCAGTCCGTCGCCAACAGCGACGCCGTGCTGGCGGTGATGAACGGTGCGGTCGAGGTGGAGCAGGCCCGTGCCAACGGCATCCCCGACGACCGGCTGCAGATCGTCCCCGACCAGCAGTCGGGCATGGATGCGGTCAAGTCCGGCCGTGCCGACGCCTTCGCCCTGACGGCCATCTCCCTGCGGGCGCTCGCAGAGAACGACGCGAGCGTCGAGGTCGCCGAGGCCTTCATCCCCGTCGTGGACGGCGAGGAGCAGATCGGCGCCGGCGCGGCGGTGTTCCGCCAGGGCGACGACGAGCTGCGGGAGGCCTTCAACGCCGAGCTGGCGGAGCTGATCGAGAGCGACATGTGGCTCGAGCTGGTGGAGCCGTACGGCTTCACCGAGGCCGAACGCCCGGATCCGGGTCTGACCGCCGAAGAGCTCTGCCAGGGCTGA
- a CDS encoding SDR family oxidoreductase, with the protein MPQPVLKPVRDQVVVVMGASSGIGRAAAARFAAKGAKVVVAARGEAGLRSLVEQIRADGGDAVAEVADVTDPAQMRRVAQRAVTEYGRLDTWVHAAGVLLVAPFEETTPEEFQRVIDVNLMGQVHGAMAALPHLRQHGGALIHISSMGAKRGVPLQTAYCASKHGIDGFVETLRMEVRREELPVSVTNVMPATINTPLFDQARTKIGVKPVAPPPVYQPDVVVDALLHAAEHPVRDLVVGGAAKALILGEKLAPRLLDALLVRFGFEAHDTGVPKSADAPDNLFAPLDAHDTARDGFDESAWPRSLYTSLQRQPLVRSIPLASEALAVAGFVLKPLLR; encoded by the coding sequence ATGCCGCAGCCAGTGTTGAAGCCAGTACGTGACCAGGTCGTCGTCGTGATGGGCGCCTCGAGTGGAATCGGTCGTGCGGCCGCCGCCAGGTTCGCCGCGAAGGGTGCGAAGGTCGTCGTCGCCGCCCGGGGAGAGGCCGGCTTGCGGTCGCTGGTCGAACAGATCCGGGCCGACGGCGGAGACGCTGTCGCCGAGGTAGCCGACGTGACCGACCCCGCGCAGATGCGACGCGTGGCCCAGCGCGCGGTGACGGAGTACGGCCGGCTGGACACCTGGGTGCACGCCGCTGGGGTCCTGCTGGTCGCCCCGTTCGAGGAGACGACGCCGGAGGAGTTCCAGCGCGTCATCGACGTGAACCTCATGGGCCAGGTCCACGGCGCCATGGCGGCTCTTCCGCACCTGAGGCAGCACGGCGGAGCGCTCATCCACATCTCCTCGATGGGTGCCAAGCGCGGCGTACCCCTGCAAACGGCCTACTGCGCGTCCAAGCACGGCATCGACGGCTTCGTCGAGACGCTGCGGATGGAGGTCCGGCGCGAGGAGCTCCCGGTCAGCGTCACCAACGTCATGCCGGCGACCATCAACACCCCGCTGTTCGACCAGGCGCGCACGAAGATCGGGGTGAAACCGGTCGCGCCCCCGCCCGTCTACCAGCCGGACGTGGTGGTGGACGCCCTGCTGCACGCCGCCGAGCACCCTGTTCGGGACCTCGTCGTCGGCGGGGCGGCGAAGGCGCTGATCCTCGGGGAGAAGCTCGCGCCCCGGCTGCTGGACGCCCTGCTGGTCCGCTTCGGTTTCGAGGCACACGACACCGGGGTGCCCAAGTCGGCCGACGCGCCGGACAACCTCTTCGCTCCGCTGGACGCCCACGACACCGCCCGCGACGGGTTCGACGAGAGCGCCTGGCCACGCAGCCTCTACACGTCCCTGCAGCGACAGCCGCTCGTCAGAAGCATCCCCCTGGCCAGCGAGGCGCTCGCCGTGGCCGGTTTCGTGCTCAAGCCGCTGCTCCGGTGA
- a CDS encoding alpha/beta fold hydrolase: MLLPGLASHIGEFGTVLPALARRNEVLALDLPGQGGSPALPAPLRPDVGALTDAVERELDRQGVAVPQVLGVSLGGRIALELARRHRAASVVAIAPTGPVTPPVRAYQAAMLVNARLMTGALAPVAGPLLRFAVPRTAVLGFLRARGWRTPADEAAALVREFATTEDFWRLLRYAVLPEATLDYRAVDCPVIIAQGTHDVLAASQSAWLAALVPGARFRLLPVAGHSSIADVPDRILGLVTEAARAAAHR, encoded by the coding sequence GTGCTCCTCCCCGGCCTCGCCAGTCACATCGGCGAGTTCGGCACGGTGCTGCCGGCGCTGGCCCGGCGGAACGAGGTGCTGGCGCTCGACCTGCCTGGCCAGGGCGGATCTCCCGCCCTGCCCGCGCCCCTGCGGCCCGACGTCGGGGCGCTGACCGACGCCGTGGAGCGGGAGCTCGACAGGCAAGGCGTCGCCGTGCCGCAGGTGCTGGGCGTCTCCCTCGGCGGCCGTATCGCCCTGGAGCTGGCTCGACGCCACCGCGCAGCGTCCGTGGTCGCCATCGCCCCGACCGGGCCGGTGACACCGCCGGTGCGGGCGTACCAGGCGGCCATGCTCGTGAACGCACGACTGATGACCGGCGCCCTGGCACCGGTGGCCGGCCCGCTGCTGCGCTTCGCCGTCCCCCGCACGGCCGTGCTGGGCTTCCTGCGGGCGCGGGGATGGCGCACACCGGCCGACGAGGCAGCGGCGCTGGTCCGCGAGTTCGCGACGACGGAGGACTTCTGGCGGCTGCTGCGGTACGCCGTCCTGCCCGAGGCGACGCTGGACTACCGCGCGGTCGACTGCCCGGTGATCATCGCGCAGGGCACCCACGACGTCCTCGCCGCCAGCCAGTCGGCGTGGTTGGCGGCCCTGGTGCCAGGCGCCCGGTTCCGTCTGCTACCCGTCGCCGGCCACAGCAGCATCGCCGACGTCCCGGACCGGATTCTCGGCCTCGTGACCGAGGCCGCGCGGGCTGCCGCGCACCGGTGA
- a CDS encoding 3-oxoacyl-ACP synthase III, whose amino-acid sequence MTGNATHRFSNTAILTVQTVDASQVVTSASFDERLGDTYQRVGLRPGLLQRLAGIEERRWWADGVSFVDGAATAGAKAISESGVDPAHIGLMVNTSVSRKHLEPSTAVAVHDALGLPSSCQNFDVTNACLGFVNGMELAAAMIDSGMVDYALIVNGEDARPVQERTIDLLNRPDTVAKDVMGHFATLTLGSGAVAMVLGRADRHPEGHRLVGSVSRAGTEHHQLCTGDNDGMQTDLKGLLAAGLELSGELWADAAAEFDWARGMDRYVIHQVSKVHTGALCDRFGIDRALVPTTFPTRGNLGPASVPFTLAGQADTLADGHRVLLMGIGSGLNACCLEIAW is encoded by the coding sequence ATGACCGGCAACGCCACACACCGATTCAGCAACACCGCGATCCTCACCGTGCAGACGGTGGACGCGTCCCAGGTCGTCACGTCGGCCTCGTTCGACGAACGGCTGGGTGACACCTACCAGCGCGTCGGGCTGCGCCCCGGGCTGCTGCAGCGGCTCGCGGGCATCGAGGAGCGCCGCTGGTGGGCCGACGGCGTCTCGTTCGTCGACGGCGCGGCGACCGCGGGCGCCAAGGCGATCAGCGAGAGCGGGGTCGACCCGGCGCACATCGGCCTGATGGTGAACACGTCGGTCAGCCGCAAGCACCTCGAGCCGTCCACGGCCGTCGCGGTGCACGACGCCCTCGGGCTGCCGAGCTCCTGCCAGAACTTCGACGTGACCAACGCCTGCCTCGGCTTCGTCAACGGCATGGAGCTGGCCGCGGCGATGATCGACAGCGGGATGGTGGACTACGCGCTGATCGTCAACGGTGAGGACGCACGGCCCGTGCAGGAGCGCACGATCGACCTGCTCAACCGGCCGGACACGGTGGCCAAGGACGTGATGGGGCACTTCGCGACCCTCACGCTCGGCTCCGGCGCCGTGGCCATGGTGCTCGGTCGGGCCGATCGGCACCCCGAGGGACACCGGCTTGTCGGGTCGGTCAGCCGGGCCGGCACCGAGCACCACCAGCTGTGCACCGGCGACAACGACGGGATGCAGACCGACCTCAAGGGGCTCCTCGCCGCCGGCCTCGAACTGTCCGGCGAGCTGTGGGCGGACGCCGCGGCCGAGTTCGACTGGGCGCGGGGAATGGACCGCTACGTCATCCACCAGGTCTCCAAGGTGCACACCGGGGCCCTGTGCGACCGGTTCGGCATCGACCGGGCCCTGGTGCCGACGACCTTCCCGACCCGCGGCAACCTCGGCCCCGCGTCGGTGCCGTTCACGCTGGCGGGGCAGGCCGACACCCTGGCCGACGGCCACCGCGTGCTGCTGATGGGGATCGGCTCGGGCCTCAACGCCTGCTGCCTGGAGATCGCCTGGTGA